One genomic window of Mycolicibacterium neoaurum includes the following:
- a CDS encoding cutinase family protein, translated as MIIFMFQCTRAMAIGRRLIPVTTSVLGALAAMALAPGVAPHAAAAPSCSDVEVVFARGTDELPGAGSVGTAFVDALRAQLTGKTVDSYAVNYPASKNWPTVVLGVNDAADRVRAVAADCPDTSIVLGGYSQGAAVAQLVTADPPAIPPNSFAHGTTTGLSADVAQHVDAVLLFGKPNDRMLFLIGQPNVPIGADFVSKTLDLCAINDAVCSDGLDPVAHQTYIANGMVTEAATYAAARV; from the coding sequence ATGATCATATTCATGTTCCAGTGCACCCGCGCCATGGCAATCGGGCGCCGCCTGATTCCGGTCACCACATCGGTCCTCGGCGCGTTGGCCGCGATGGCGCTGGCTCCCGGTGTCGCGCCGCACGCGGCGGCAGCGCCGAGCTGCTCCGATGTCGAGGTGGTCTTTGCCCGTGGGACCGACGAATTGCCGGGAGCGGGCAGCGTCGGCACCGCGTTCGTCGACGCGTTGCGGGCACAACTGACCGGTAAGACAGTGGACAGCTATGCGGTGAACTACCCGGCCAGCAAAAATTGGCCCACCGTCGTCCTCGGCGTCAACGATGCGGCCGACCGTGTCCGCGCGGTCGCGGCCGACTGCCCGGACACCAGCATCGTGCTCGGGGGTTATTCACAGGGTGCGGCCGTCGCGCAGTTGGTCACCGCCGACCCGCCGGCAATCCCGCCCAATTCGTTCGCCCACGGAACCACCACAGGGTTGAGCGCCGATGTCGCCCAGCATGTGGACGCGGTGTTGCTCTTCGGCAAGCCCAACGACCGGATGCTCTTCCTCATCGGCCAACCCAACGTGCCGATCGGCGCCGACTTCGTGTCGAAAACTCTTGACCTGTGCGCAATCAACGATGCGGTCTGTTCCGACGGACTCGATCCGGTGGCCCACCAGACCTACATCGCCAACGGCATGGTGACCGAAGCGGCGACGTACGCCGCAGCGCGCGTCTGA
- a CDS encoding cutinase family protein, with the protein MTSTLFERVRSHRIHHLALTVMVLWAVAISPLVAARAAAAPPGCSDVEIVFARGTFEAPGIGATGQAFVDALTPLLGGASVDVYPVNYPASLDFQAAANGITDAGNRIQYIANSCPATKIVLGGYSQGAAVAGYTTFDAVPAGLTLPPGLAGPMPPTVAPHVAAVALFGTPDNWFLNLVDRNAPPITVGPLYAAKTIQLCAPGDPVCAPGGLDRAAHSAYKSNGMALQAADFVASAVARTPSSD; encoded by the coding sequence ATGACCTCCACACTGTTCGAACGCGTCCGATCACACCGCATCCATCATCTGGCCCTCACCGTCATGGTGCTGTGGGCGGTGGCGATCAGCCCACTGGTGGCGGCGCGGGCGGCCGCGGCCCCACCGGGCTGCTCTGATGTCGAGATCGTCTTCGCGCGGGGCACTTTCGAAGCGCCCGGCATCGGTGCGACCGGGCAAGCTTTCGTCGACGCACTCACCCCACTCCTCGGCGGTGCGTCAGTCGATGTCTACCCGGTCAACTATCCGGCGTCCCTGGACTTCCAGGCTGCGGCCAACGGCATCACCGATGCCGGCAATCGCATCCAGTACATCGCGAACAGTTGTCCGGCAACCAAGATCGTGCTGGGCGGTTACTCCCAGGGCGCCGCGGTCGCCGGTTACACGACGTTCGACGCGGTTCCCGCGGGTCTGACCCTTCCGCCCGGACTTGCCGGCCCGATGCCGCCGACCGTGGCGCCGCATGTGGCCGCCGTGGCGCTGTTCGGCACTCCCGACAATTGGTTCCTGAATCTGGTGGACCGCAATGCGCCACCGATCACCGTGGGTCCGCTGTATGCCGCCAAGACCATTCAGCTGTGTGCGCCCGGCGATCCGGTGTGCGCGCCCGGCGGCCTGGACCGCGCCGCCCACAGTGCCTACAAGAGCAACGGAATGGCCCTTCAGGCAGCCGATTTCGTCGCCTCGGCGGTGGCCAGAACACCATCGTCGGATTGA
- a CDS encoding cutinase family protein, with translation MVIGRGLRISSACALVASALVTGPTAVAVAASCPDAEVVFARGSDEPPGLGSTGQAFVDALRAQSPGKTIDSYAVNYPATGDFDNRAVFPSTMFDGVADAGARIKATAANCPNTRFILGGYSQGAAVAAYVSTSDIPAAVTDRIAGVVLFGKPSAGLLSRYGAPAANIGSQYAGRSLDLCAPGDNICDGSSPASLLGSLVHVTYPVNGLVAAAAAAAAGRLA, from the coding sequence ATGGTGATTGGCCGAGGGCTCCGGATCTCGTCAGCCTGCGCGCTCGTCGCGTCGGCGTTGGTAACAGGCCCGACGGCGGTTGCGGTGGCGGCATCCTGTCCTGATGCCGAAGTCGTGTTCGCCCGCGGCAGCGACGAGCCACCGGGCCTCGGGAGTACCGGGCAGGCGTTCGTCGACGCGCTTCGCGCCCAGTCCCCTGGCAAGACGATCGACTCCTATGCTGTCAATTACCCGGCGACCGGCGATTTCGACAACCGCGCGGTCTTCCCGTCCACGATGTTCGACGGTGTCGCCGACGCCGGTGCCCGGATCAAGGCGACGGCAGCGAACTGCCCGAACACCCGGTTCATCCTCGGCGGCTACTCCCAGGGCGCCGCGGTCGCGGCGTATGTCAGCACCTCCGACATCCCGGCGGCGGTGACCGACCGCATCGCCGGCGTGGTGTTGTTCGGCAAGCCGTCCGCAGGGCTGCTGTCCCGGTACGGCGCGCCGGCGGCGAACATCGGATCGCAATATGCGGGGCGATCGCTGGACCTGTGTGCACCCGGCGACAACATCTGCGACGGGTCATCACCCGCATCGCTGCTCGGGTCACTGGTGCACGTCACCTATCCGGTCAATGGACTGGTGGCCGCCGCTGCTGCCGCCGCCGCTGGTCGACTGGCCTGA
- a CDS encoding cutinase family protein, which yields MIVGQSLRILGAGALLTAGLAVGAAPVASAEPACPDVEIVFARGTSEAPGVGGTGQAFVDSVRAQTPGKSVAVYAVNYPASSNFTDRIPFAQNVVDGVRDAGSHIQATAAACPDTKIVLGGFSQGAVVAGYVTADAVPQGVPSEYLSYLPSPLPDEVSDHVAAVVLLGNPSQAFLNQFGAPIGTIGPRYAPKTIELCAPGDTICDGTPGAMPSMAHAMYGINGMTNEAASYVAARVMPAA from the coding sequence ATGATCGTTGGTCAGTCATTGCGAATTCTCGGCGCAGGCGCGTTGCTGACAGCGGGATTGGCGGTCGGCGCGGCGCCCGTGGCAAGCGCGGAACCGGCCTGCCCCGATGTCGAGATCGTGTTCGCCCGCGGTACGTCCGAAGCACCGGGTGTCGGCGGGACGGGGCAGGCATTCGTCGACTCCGTGCGCGCCCAGACCCCCGGCAAGTCGGTCGCGGTATACGCGGTCAACTATCCGGCAAGTAGCAACTTCACGGACCGAATTCCGTTCGCGCAGAACGTCGTCGATGGTGTGCGCGACGCGGGGTCGCATATCCAGGCGACCGCAGCCGCCTGCCCCGACACCAAGATCGTGCTCGGCGGCTTCTCACAGGGCGCGGTGGTCGCCGGATACGTCACCGCCGATGCAGTGCCGCAAGGTGTTCCGAGCGAGTACCTCTCCTACCTCCCGAGTCCGCTACCCGATGAGGTATCCGACCATGTGGCTGCGGTTGTGCTCCTGGGCAATCCGTCGCAGGCTTTCCTCAACCAGTTCGGCGCACCCATCGGGACCATCGGCCCGCGCTACGCACCCAAGACCATCGAGTTGTGTGCCCCCGGTGACACCATCTGCGATGGCACCCCCGGCGCGATGCCGTCGATGGCGCATGCCATGTATGGCATCAACGGGATGACCAACGAGGCAGCCTCCTACGTCGCCGCACGGGTCATGCCTGCTGCCTGA
- a CDS encoding RNA-binding S4 domain-containing protein, with amino-acid sequence MESTRIDRWLWAVRLTKTRPDAATACRGGHVRVNGRVAKPSTPVVPGDRVQARLGDRERVVEVARVIQKRVGAPDAITCYLDHTPPAPTVVEPAVAVRDRGAGRPTKRERRALEKWRAGLR; translated from the coding sequence GTGGAATCGACGAGGATCGACCGATGGCTCTGGGCGGTCCGGCTGACCAAGACCCGGCCCGACGCGGCAACGGCCTGCCGGGGTGGGCACGTCCGGGTCAATGGTCGTGTCGCCAAGCCGTCTACCCCCGTGGTGCCCGGCGACCGGGTACAGGCGCGATTGGGTGACCGCGAACGCGTCGTCGAGGTCGCCAGGGTGATACAGAAACGTGTGGGCGCGCCGGACGCCATCACCTGCTACCTGGACCACACCCCGCCGGCCCCGACAGTCGTCGAACCTGCCGTAGCCGTACGGGACCGCGGTGCGGGCAGGCCCACCAAACGGGAACGGCGAGCGCTGGAGAAATGGCGCGCGGGCCTGCGGTGA
- a CDS encoding threonine/serine exporter family protein, protein MAPDNPEDTAHNRLLRRGLRGALRGRRDPAPIAGQRRRSTNRVGDVHTRKVLDLTIRLAEVMLSSGSGTADIVATAQDVAQAYQLTDCVVDITFTTIIVSALPTADSPPLTIVRSVRHRATDYTRLAELDNLVRRITSGGVTVEQAHDAMDELSERPHPYPRWMATACWSGFALGIAMLLGGTWQICLLAAATSAVIDRIGRLLNRVGTPFFFQHAVGAAIATLVAVAAYRFADQNPTALVATGIVMLLSGMTLVGSVQDALTGHMVTAVGRLGDALFLTAGIVAGIVAGLQIASFAGIQIELHIDATQSIIVPSGPLKIGIAVLGAALAGVFLTLASYAPLRSVLTAGAAAGTAQAVLIGLGHAQFGVVFATGIASVGVGLLATLISIRRQAPALVIATAGITPMLPGLAVFRSVFFFAVDERYIDGIAQLLSAVAIALAIGSGVVMGELLGSPLRYRAGRVGDFVRIEGPPGLRRAVGRVVRLQPADSASPGGNVVRARSVALEPETADRADDAADGNVDPDPREPR, encoded by the coding sequence ATGGCTCCCGATAACCCGGAAGACACCGCGCACAATCGTCTTCTGCGCCGCGGCCTACGCGGCGCACTGCGCGGACGGCGCGACCCGGCCCCGATCGCGGGCCAACGCCGACGCAGTACCAACAGGGTGGGTGACGTCCACACCCGTAAGGTCCTCGACCTCACCATCCGGCTGGCCGAGGTCATGCTGTCGTCGGGCTCTGGAACCGCCGACATCGTGGCGACTGCCCAGGATGTCGCCCAGGCGTATCAGCTCACCGACTGCGTCGTCGACATCACCTTCACGACCATCATCGTCTCGGCATTGCCCACCGCGGACAGCCCGCCGTTGACCATCGTCAGGTCGGTGCGGCACCGCGCGACCGACTACACACGGCTCGCCGAACTCGACAACTTGGTCCGGCGGATCACCTCCGGCGGCGTCACCGTCGAACAGGCACATGATGCAATGGACGAGCTGAGCGAACGACCGCATCCGTATCCGCGGTGGATGGCCACCGCATGCTGGTCAGGATTCGCCCTCGGTATCGCAATGCTGCTCGGCGGCACCTGGCAGATCTGTCTTTTGGCGGCGGCCACTTCGGCGGTCATCGACCGGATCGGTCGGCTACTGAACCGGGTGGGCACCCCGTTCTTCTTCCAGCACGCCGTCGGCGCCGCCATCGCCACCTTGGTCGCGGTGGCCGCCTACCGGTTCGCCGATCAGAACCCGACCGCGCTGGTGGCCACCGGCATCGTGATGCTGTTGTCCGGTATGACGCTCGTCGGTTCGGTCCAGGACGCACTGACCGGGCACATGGTGACCGCCGTCGGCCGGCTGGGCGATGCGCTGTTCCTCACTGCCGGAATCGTGGCCGGCATCGTCGCGGGTCTGCAGATCGCCAGTTTCGCCGGTATCCAGATCGAATTGCACATCGATGCAACACAATCGATCATCGTGCCGAGCGGCCCACTGAAGATCGGGATCGCGGTACTGGGTGCGGCACTGGCCGGCGTGTTCCTCACTTTGGCGTCCTACGCGCCACTGCGGTCGGTGCTCACGGCCGGGGCCGCCGCCGGTACCGCGCAAGCAGTGCTGATCGGCCTCGGGCATGCGCAGTTCGGTGTCGTCTTCGCCACCGGCATCGCCTCGGTGGGCGTGGGTCTGCTGGCCACGCTCATCTCCATCCGGCGGCAGGCGCCGGCCTTGGTCATCGCGACCGCGGGCATCACCCCGATGCTGCCGGGCCTGGCTGTCTTCCGGTCGGTGTTCTTCTTCGCGGTGGACGAGCGCTATATCGACGGCATCGCGCAGTTACTGTCCGCGGTGGCCATTGCCCTGGCCATCGGCAGTGGGGTGGTCATGGGTGAATTGCTGGGGTCGCCGTTGCGCTATCGCGCCGGCCGCGTGGGTGATTTCGTCCGCATCGAAGGACCTCCCGGTCTGCGTCGGGCGGTCGGTCGGGTGGTGCGGCTGCAGCCCGCCGACAGTGCGTCGCCTGGTGGAAATGTCGTCCGCGCGCGCAGTGTGGCGCTGGAACCCGAGACCGCGGACCGTGCCGACGACGCGGCCGACGGAAACGTCGATCCGGACCCACGCGAACCGCGATGA
- a CDS encoding cold-shock protein produces MTEGTVKWFNGEKGFGFIAPDNGAADVFVHYSEIQSSGYRSLEENQRVKFDITQGAKGPQAVSVSVI; encoded by the coding sequence ATGACTGAAGGAACCGTCAAGTGGTTCAACGGCGAAAAGGGCTTCGGCTTCATCGCTCCTGACAACGGTGCAGCGGACGTGTTCGTCCACTACTCCGAGATCCAGTCCAGCGGATACCGCAGCCTGGAAGAGAACCAGCGGGTGAAGTTCGACATCACCCAGGGCGCCAAGGGCCCCCAGGCCGTCTCGGTCTCGGTTATCTAA
- a CDS encoding NYN domain-containing protein, with protein MRYLVDAMNVVGARPDGWWRDRRGALTALVGRLEIFAGRERAEVTVVLERPLPISSAVVSVTSAPAAAANSADDEIIRLLDADEHPQDIVVITSDTALAARVRAAGAQTLAAGRFRADLERMIREN; from the coding sequence GTGCGGTATCTCGTCGATGCGATGAACGTCGTCGGGGCTCGGCCCGATGGCTGGTGGCGTGACCGGCGGGGCGCGCTGACAGCGCTCGTGGGGCGACTCGAGATCTTTGCCGGCCGTGAGCGCGCCGAGGTGACCGTCGTGCTGGAGCGGCCGCTGCCCATTAGTTCCGCGGTGGTCTCGGTGACGAGTGCTCCGGCGGCAGCCGCCAACTCTGCCGACGACGAGATCATCCGCCTGCTGGATGCCGATGAGCATCCACAGGACATCGTCGTCATCACCTCGGATACAGCACTGGCGGCCCGGGTGCGCGCCGCCGGGGCGCAGACGTTGGCCGCGGGCCGGTTCCGCGCTGATCTGGAGCGAATGATCCGCGAAAATTAG
- a CDS encoding DUF4334 domain-containing protein — MLVQDVLTTVPTSTDEATALFDAAPAVEPDFMFGTWEGAELPTAHPMDGLLEASGWWGKQFIDEENVHPLLFPKDGGTALWALNPVLAFGGLGLATKVPAVRNLSLVQPISALRPALRTKSAKARLRTTRYRGVDSATMIYDNLPINDVFRKIDEDTVIGAMDYRGGRRPYFFVLRRNNALPVH; from the coding sequence ATGCTTGTTCAGGACGTTCTGACCACGGTGCCGACCTCCACCGACGAGGCGACCGCCCTCTTCGATGCCGCCCCTGCGGTCGAACCGGACTTCATGTTCGGGACCTGGGAGGGTGCCGAATTGCCCACGGCTCATCCGATGGACGGACTCCTGGAAGCGAGCGGCTGGTGGGGCAAGCAGTTCATCGATGAGGAGAACGTGCACCCGCTACTGTTCCCCAAAGACGGTGGCACGGCCCTGTGGGCGCTCAACCCGGTGCTGGCTTTCGGCGGACTCGGTCTCGCAACGAAGGTTCCCGCCGTCCGGAATCTCTCACTGGTACAGCCGATCTCAGCCCTCCGACCGGCGCTACGCACGAAATCAGCCAAGGCGCGGCTGCGCACGACCCGATACCGCGGCGTCGACAGCGCGACGATGATCTACGACAACCTGCCGATCAACGATGTCTTCCGAAAGATCGACGAGGACACCGTCATCGGCGCAATGGATTATCGCGGCGGACGCCGACCGTACTTCTTCGTTCTGCGCCGCAACAACGCTCTGCCGGTGCACTGA
- the ripD gene encoding NlpC/P60 family peptidoglycan-binding protein RipD, protein MRSFCAFVLGLAMLAVSPGVASADTFNTRPARNQQAVDYVIARALSQRGVPFAYGGGDANGPTLGVVRETPPDAADPVANPIPGGVPGLNFPGLAPPAAATVPGMPATPAVPAPATNVVGFDASGIIVYAFAGVGVKLPRSSGEMYKVGQKVLPAQALPGDLIFFGPEGTQSVALFVGNGQMLETGDSGVTVSPVRTAGMTPYLVRIIA, encoded by the coding sequence ATGAGAAGCTTCTGTGCCTTCGTGCTCGGTCTGGCGATGCTGGCAGTGAGTCCGGGCGTCGCTTCCGCCGATACCTTCAACACGCGTCCGGCGCGTAACCAGCAGGCCGTGGACTACGTGATCGCCCGTGCGCTGTCGCAGCGGGGTGTGCCTTTTGCCTACGGCGGCGGCGACGCCAACGGGCCCACCCTCGGCGTCGTGCGGGAGACACCCCCCGACGCCGCCGATCCCGTTGCCAATCCCATTCCCGGTGGCGTTCCTGGGCTGAACTTCCCCGGTCTGGCACCGCCCGCCGCGGCGACGGTTCCCGGCATGCCGGCCACCCCGGCGGTGCCGGCGCCGGCCACCAATGTCGTGGGCTTCGATGCCTCCGGCATCATCGTCTACGCCTTCGCCGGTGTCGGTGTGAAGCTGCCGCGGTCATCGGGGGAGATGTACAAGGTCGGCCAGAAGGTGCTGCCAGCGCAGGCGCTGCCGGGAGATCTGATCTTCTTCGGGCCCGAAGGCACTCAGAGTGTCGCGTTGTTCGTCGGTAACGGCCAGATGCTGGAGACGGGGGATTCCGGTGTCACCGTGTCGCCGGTGCGTACCGCGGGCATGACGCCGTATCTCGTGCGCATCATCGCCTGA
- the tpx gene encoding thiol peroxidase — protein sequence MAQITLKGNPINTAGELPAVGTAAPAFSLTGTDLGTVSNDQFSGKALVLNIFPSVDTPVCATSVRTFNERAAATGATVLNVSKDLPFAQKRFCGAEGIENVVTASAFRDSFGEDYGITITDGPMAGLLGRAVVVVGADGNVAYTELVPEIAQEPDYDAALAAL from the coding sequence ATGGCACAGATAACGCTCAAGGGAAACCCCATCAACACCGCTGGTGAGCTGCCCGCCGTCGGCACCGCGGCGCCGGCGTTCAGCCTCACCGGTACCGATCTGGGAACAGTGAGCAACGACCAGTTCAGCGGCAAGGCGCTCGTGCTCAACATCTTCCCGTCCGTCGACACTCCGGTGTGCGCCACGAGCGTTCGCACCTTCAACGAGCGTGCTGCCGCCACCGGCGCCACGGTGCTCAATGTGTCCAAGGACCTCCCGTTCGCACAGAAGCGTTTCTGCGGCGCCGAGGGCATCGAGAATGTCGTGACCGCCTCGGCCTTCCGGGACAGCTTCGGTGAGGACTACGGCATCACCATCACCGACGGACCGATGGCCGGCCTGCTGGGTCGCGCGGTGGTCGTCGTGGGTGCCGACGGCAACGTCGCCTACACCGAACTGGTCCCCGAGATCGCCCAGGAGCCGGATTACGACGCAGCCCTCGCGGCGCTGTAA
- a CDS encoding aminoglycoside phosphotransferase family protein, which yields MIDLPDGVRAMAARGPEWQRWVDDLPTQTAGAVEDWSLTVDGSGLHGFCSLVLPVRTADGVPAMLKVAYPDDESEHEHLALRRWGGVGTVRLLSADPRRRALLLERLKQQNLNEVWDIEACEIVAGLYRHVHVPALPQLRPLVGFIEKWNAELAELPRSAALPHRLVEQALSLGADLARDPASSGTLIHGDLHYENVLGADREPWLVIDPKPMSGDPHYELAPMLSNRFDELEGYVREGVRRRFYTLVDAAGFDTDRARAWVIIRMMHDAMWELTENTVPDERYVTRCVAIAKAVQD from the coding sequence GTGATCGACCTGCCCGACGGGGTCCGCGCGATGGCCGCCCGTGGCCCGGAATGGCAGCGCTGGGTCGATGATCTGCCCACCCAGACCGCGGGCGCAGTAGAGGACTGGAGCCTCACTGTCGACGGGTCGGGATTACACGGCTTCTGCTCCCTGGTCCTGCCGGTTCGGACCGCCGATGGGGTGCCGGCAATGCTCAAGGTGGCATACCCCGACGACGAGTCCGAACATGAGCATCTGGCGTTGCGTCGATGGGGCGGTGTCGGGACGGTGCGACTGCTCAGCGCCGACCCGCGTCGGCGCGCACTGTTACTGGAACGGCTGAAGCAGCAGAATCTCAACGAGGTGTGGGACATCGAGGCCTGCGAGATCGTGGCGGGACTGTACCGGCATGTACATGTGCCGGCCCTACCCCAGCTGCGTCCGCTGGTCGGGTTCATCGAGAAATGGAACGCGGAGTTGGCCGAGCTGCCGCGCAGCGCGGCGTTGCCCCACCGATTGGTGGAACAGGCGCTGAGTCTGGGCGCCGATCTGGCGCGCGACCCGGCCAGCAGTGGCACTCTCATCCACGGCGATCTGCATTATGAGAACGTGCTGGGCGCCGACCGCGAGCCGTGGCTGGTGATCGACCCCAAACCGATGAGCGGCGACCCGCACTACGAGCTGGCGCCGATGTTGTCCAACCGATTCGACGAGTTGGAGGGTTACGTCCGAGAAGGGGTGCGGCGGCGGTTCTACACGCTGGTCGATGCCGCCGGGTTCGATACCGACCGAGCCAGGGCCTGGGTGATCATCCGGATGATGCACGACGCAATGTGGGAGCTCACCGAGAACACCGTCCCCGACGAGCGCTACGTGACCAGGTGTGTAGCCATCGCCAAGGCGGTGCAGGACTAG
- a CDS encoding DUF222 domain-containing protein: MFELSGLSGLSDEVLIAAVTDATRAEAAAAARRLALVAEVTARHCEDEDESSALKLIDGWALAKAEISAACTLGPRAASAQMRIAMALRDRLPRTAEAFAQGLVSAKVIAAITWRTQLVCDDDALALIDAGISGSAHQYGALSENALIAAVDFWVHKFDPIAVIRSKTAANDRYIDFGDSDDPDGVVSFWGRMRATDATISDTRLNQLAHSVCDGDPRTVAQRRADALAAVLAGADQLTCLCGDRDCVGSGKDPRAGAVTIYVLTGQEPDSGHGETPASGPTPDDSGTQDPTTGQAAPEQPPATKPEAQPQPPSTPATPNAPAASTGITLDGAIIPAHLLAELIATGAKVRPLNNTTELGSEPRYRPSTALAAFVRMTSMTCCFPGCGKPAQRCDLDHLTPWPAGATHPGNLRPLCREHHLLKTLKTGWTPKAHPGGTTEWTAPTGHTYTTMPLAPILFPHTTIDTPIPRARHITLIGEWDRDPDIPRRQRTRQHDRNYRINAERTRNATAIALDGDPPF, translated from the coding sequence ATGTTCGAACTGTCGGGGTTGTCTGGGTTGAGTGATGAGGTGCTCATTGCCGCGGTCACCGATGCCACACGTGCCGAAGCCGCCGCCGCGGCCCGGCGGCTGGCGTTGGTGGCTGAGGTGACGGCCCGGCACTGTGAGGACGAGGACGAGTCGTCGGCGTTGAAGTTGATCGACGGATGGGCGCTGGCGAAGGCCGAGATCAGTGCGGCGTGCACTCTCGGTCCGCGCGCTGCCAGTGCGCAGATGCGCATCGCGATGGCCCTGCGTGATCGGTTGCCCCGCACCGCCGAGGCGTTCGCGCAGGGGTTGGTGTCGGCGAAGGTGATCGCGGCGATCACCTGGCGCACCCAACTCGTCTGTGACGACGACGCATTGGCGTTGATCGATGCCGGGATCTCCGGCAGCGCCCACCAATACGGCGCGCTGTCGGAGAACGCACTGATCGCCGCGGTCGACTTCTGGGTCCACAAATTCGACCCGATCGCGGTCATCCGATCCAAGACCGCAGCCAACGACCGCTACATCGACTTCGGCGACAGCGATGACCCCGACGGGGTCGTCTCGTTCTGGGGACGGATGCGCGCCACCGACGCCACGATCAGCGACACCCGCCTCAACCAACTCGCCCACAGTGTCTGCGACGGCGATCCACGCACCGTGGCCCAACGCCGCGCCGACGCCCTCGCCGCCGTCCTAGCCGGAGCCGACCAGCTCACCTGCCTCTGCGGTGACCGCGACTGCGTGGGGTCGGGGAAAGACCCTCGGGCGGGTGCGGTGACCATTTACGTGCTCACCGGACAAGAACCCGACAGCGGGCACGGGGAGACGCCCGCCTCGGGGCCCACACCCGATGACAGCGGTACGCAGGACCCGACAACCGGACAGGCAGCACCCGAGCAACCCCCGGCCACAAAGCCCGAGGCTCAACCGCAGCCACCATCGACACCAGCGACACCGAACGCTCCCGCCGCCAGCACGGGCATCACTCTCGATGGTGCGATCATCCCCGCCCACCTGCTCGCCGAACTCATCGCCACCGGGGCGAAAGTCCGGCCCCTGAACAACACGACCGAGTTGGGTTCCGAACCCCGCTACCGACCCTCGACAGCGCTCGCGGCTTTCGTCCGCATGACATCGATGACGTGCTGCTTCCCCGGTTGCGGGAAGCCCGCCCAGCGCTGCGACCTCGACCACCTCACCCCGTGGCCGGCCGGAGCCACCCACCCGGGCAACCTGCGCCCGCTCTGCCGCGAACACCACCTACTCAAAACCCTGAAAACCGGCTGGACACCCAAAGCACACCCCGGCGGCACCACCGAATGGACTGCTCCCACCGGGCACACCTACACGACGATGCCGCTCGCACCGATCCTGTTCCCGCACACCACCATCGACACCCCGATACCCAGGGCGCGACACATCACCCTGATCGGTGAGTGGGACCGCGACCCCGACATCCCACGCCGCCAACGCACCCGACAACACGACCGCAACTACCGCATCAACGCCGAACGCACCCGCAACGCCACCGCCATCGCCCTCGACGGCGACCCGCCCTTCTGA